The sequence GATACTTGGTTCAAGCCCTGACACGAAacttaaaaaaagaataaaaaaatcctAAGAATCCATATTTCGTATAGAATTTCTTGTGGACACTACAATACAAAAGTGTAGTTGTgtttaatcttctttttttttcagattttgtaTATCTAGATTAAGTATGTATCTATCAAAAACAGTATATACACTAGATAAACTCGGctcaatcttttttttactaaaaggaTTGAGCCGAGTTTAATTgcaattaaactaataaaacgGACGTGAATTACTAATCTAATTTCTAGTCTTGGCCATCTAATTTATCGATGGTTGGGAAGTTAAATGTGATCTCCTTCCATACTTCACAAGCAGCAGCTAGTTCAGGACTCCATTTGCAAGCCTCACGGATAATTTCATTACCCTCGACTGCAAGATCACGTCCCTCATTACGAGCTTGTACACATGCTTCTAGAGCTACTCGGTTAGCTACGGCACCCGGTGCATTTCCCCAAGGGTGGCCTAAAGTTCCGCCACCAAATTGTAGTACGGAATCATCTCATAAAATCACTCTTGACAGTAATATATGTTGTATATGTAAATCCTAGATATGACAATATGCGGAATTCatccatgaaaatgaaaaacaagggGGGGTTGATATCGATGGGACGCATAACCGGATAtgctaaaatgaaaatatgaaaaaaaaaaggctaatGAGATCGAAATAATGAATCATAAATAGAGTTCCATTTCGGAATTGGCTAGATAAAACAAAGTCTTGCCTATTATGACAAATAAATCAAAGACTTTccacaaaaattttttttattcatatattttttattttaaaactaggttTTGGTTAGTTGAGCTTGAAAACGACTATTCCTtcattgaaatttaattaagtaaaaaattGAATTGCATATTCGCTTGGGTGGTACCAATGAAATCGAGTGCTTACTCCCATTTATTATTGAATTAACCAATGAATTTACTATCGAAGATTTTTTCTGTATTCGAAAAATTTCGCAACAAAattgaacatattttttattatgagaaTAAATCCTACTACTTCGGATCCAGCGGTTTCAATACGTGAAAAAAACAACCTGGGACGTATTGCCCAAATCATTGGTCCGGTACTGGATGTAGCCTTTCCCCCGGGCAAGATGCCTAATATTTACAATGCTCTGGTGGTTAAGGGTCGAGATACGCTTGGTCAAGAAATTAATGTGACTTGTGAAGTACAGCAATTATTAGGAAACAACCGAGTTAGAGCTGTAGCTATGAGCGCGACCGAGGGTTTAAAGAGAGGGATGGACGTGGTTGATATGGGAAATCCTCTAAGTGTTCCAGTCGGCGGAGCGACTCTAGGACGAATTTTCAATGTACTTGGGGAACCTGTTGATAATTTAGGTCCTGTCGATACTCTCACAACATCTCCTATCCATAAATCCGCGCCTGCTTTTATAGACTTAGATACAACCTTATCTATTTTTGAAACAGGAATTAAAGTAGTAGATCTTTTGGCCCCTTATCGTCGTGGGGGAAAAATCGGACTATTCGGTGGGGCTGGCGTGGGTAAAACAGTACTAATTATGGAATTGATCAACAACATTGCCAAAGCTCATGGTGGTGTATCCGTATTTGGTGGAGTAGGCGAACGAACTCGTGAAGGAAATGATCTTTACATGGAAATGAAAGAATCTGGAGTCATTAATGAACTAAACCTTGCGGACTCCAAAGTAGCCCTAGTCTACGGTCAGATGAATGAACCGCCGGGAGCTCGTATGAGAGTTGGTCTGACTGCCTTAACTATGGCAGAATATTTCCGAGATGTTAATGAGCAAGACGTACTTCTATTTATCGACAATATCTTCCGTTTTGTACAAGCAGGATCCGAGGTATCCGCTTTATTGGGTAGAATGCCTTCTGCTGTGGGTTACCAACCCACCCTTAGTACCGAAATGGGTTCTTTACAAGAAAGAATTACTTCTACGAAAAAAGGGTCCATAACCTCTATTCAAGCAGTTTATGTACCTGCAGACGATTTGACTGACCCTGCTCCTGCCACCACATTTGCACATTTAGATGCGACTACCGTACTATCAAGAGGATTAGCTGCTAAAGGTATCTATCCAGCGGTAGATCCTTTAGATTCAACGTCAACTATGCTACAACCTCGAATCGTTGGCGAGGAACATTATGAAACTGCGCAACaagtaaagcaaactttacaacGTTACAAGGAGCTTCAGGACATTATAGCTATCCTGGGGTTGGACGAATTATCCGAAGAGGATCGCTTAACCGTCGCAAGAGCACGAAAGATTGAGCGTTTCTTATCACAACCTTTTTTCGTAGCAGAAGTATTTACAGGTTCTCCGGGAAAATATGTTGGGCTAGCGGAAACAATTAGAGGGTTTAATTTGATCCTTTCCGGAGAATTTGATTCTCTTCCTGAACAGGCCTTTTACTTAGTGGGTAACATCGATGAAGCTACTGCGAAGGCTACGAACTTAGAAATGGAGAGTAAATTGAAGAAATGACCTTAAATCTTTGTGTACTGACTCCGAATCGAATTGTTTGGGATTCAGAAGTAAAAGAAATCATTTTATCTACTAATAGTGGACAAATTGGCGTATTACCAAATCACGCGCCGATTGCCACAGCTGTTGATATAGGTATTTTGAAAATACGCCTTAATAACCAATGGTTAACAATGGCTCTGATGGGCGGTTTTGCTAGAATAGGCAATAATGAAATTACTATTTTAGTAAATGATGCAGAGAAGAATAGTGACATTGATCCACAAGAAGCTCAGCAAACTCTTGAAATAGCAGAGGCGAACTTGAGAAAAGCTGAAGGCAAGAGACAAACAATTGAGGCTAATCTAGCTCTCAGACGAGCTCGGACACGCGTCGAGGCTCTCAATACGATTTGATTTTGTAACTAGCTGACGTATAAAAAAATAGGATCCAAaagcgagaaaaaaaaaaaaaaaagctggctACAAAAACTTATTAGACACCATTGATCATGGTGTCTAATAAGTTATACCTACTATTGGATTTGAACCAATGACTCCTGCCGTATGAAAGCAATACTCTAACCACTGAGTTAAGTAGGTTATTTATCATCGTAAAGAGAAGGCACGGGGATACTTATCACATCGATAGGATTATAAATCCAATATTATTTCTAAGCAATACCAATAAACAACGAGATGAAAGAGATATAATGTTcgatcatataatattaatctTGACAAGAAATTATCTACATGATAAGATAAGATAAAATGTGGATCATAAACACA is a genomic window of Brassica napus cultivar Da-Ae unplaced genomic scaffold, Da-Ae ScsIHWf_2619;HRSCAF=3368, whole genome shotgun sequence containing:
- the LOC125601604 gene encoding ATP synthase subunit beta, chloroplastic-like, translating into MRINPTTSDPAVSIREKNNLGRIAQIIGPVLDVAFPPGKMPNIYNALVVKGRDTLGQEINVTCEVQQLLGNNRVRAVAMSATEGLKRGMDVVDMGNPLSVPVGGATLGRIFNVLGEPVDNLGPVDTLTTSPIHKSAPAFIDLDTTLSIFETGIKVVDLLAPYRRGGKIGLFGGAGVGKTVLIMELINNIAKAHGGVSVFGGVGERTREGNDLYMEMKESGVINELNLADSKVALVYGQMNEPPGARMRVGLTALTMAEYFRDVNEQDVLLFIDNIFRFVQAGSEVSALLGRMPSAVGYQPTLSTEMGSLQERITSTKKGSITSIQAVYVPADDLTDPAPATTFAHLDATTVLSRGLAAKGIYPAVDPLDSTSTMLQPRIVGEEHYETAQQVKQTLQRYKELQDIIAILGLDELSEEDRLTVARARKIERFLSQPFFVAEVFTGSPGKYVGLAETIRGFNLILSGEFDSLPEQAFYLVGNIDEATAKATNLEMEKVKEIILSTNSGQIGVLPNHAPIATAVDIGILKIRLNNQWLTMALMGGFARIGNNEITILVNDAEKNSDIDPQEAQQTLEIAEANLRKAEGKRQTIEANLALRRARTRVEALNTI